CCTGCAGGCCGTGGGTATCGGCCATAGCCGCCACACGGCGGGCAACGGTAATGCCGCCGCACCAGGCGAGATCGGGCTGCAAGACGTCGGCGCAACCCTGCTTGATGAGATCATGGAAGCCAAAGTGGGTGTACTCATGCTCGCCGCAGGCAATATGCAGCCAGGGTAGACGCTTGCGGAGCGTGGCATAGCCGTCATAGTCGTCGGGAAAGAGGGGTTCCTCCAGCCAGTAAATGTCGAACTGGCGCAGGCGCTCGGCCATGGCGATGGCATATGGCACGTCCCAGCCCATCCAGGCATCAACCATAAGAAGCCGATCCGGCCCAAGCGCGTCGCGGGCTTCAGCCACTTGCGTCTCATTGCGGCGCATGCCCTCGGGGCCGTCATGCGGCCCATAGCGCATGAAGACTTTGTTGCGGGTGAAACCCAAAGACGGGTAGGCCTCGGAGCGGTTGCCGCTGGCGTAGAGGGACACGCGAGGCGGCTGTTGCCCTGATTCTTGCGATTTGCCACCAAGCAGCACATAGACCGGCACAGCGGCGGCCTTGCCTTTAATGTCCCAGAGGGCGTTGTCTATCGCACTGATCGCCATGATGGGCAGACCCTTGCGCCCATAGGGGAGCGTGGCGCGGTACATGAGGTCCCAGAGCAGATCGGTATCGCGGGGATCCCTGCCTGTGAGCAAAGGCTTGAGATGGTGTTCGATGATGTGGCAACTGGGCGCGCCGCCGCCCACGCCGATGCCCGCGATGCCTTGATCAGTGGTGACACGGGCGATGGTGCGCGGCACCATGCCCTGCCACGAACTGCGCGTCTCGGCGTATTCGGGGTAGCCAGACATCGGACTGGCCATGCGCTCCGCCACGAGCCAGCTACGCCGCTTGGGTGTCTCAGGGATGAGGGCTTCGATGTCGATGATCTTCATGGCAAGCGCGGCTATCTCATTTCTTCGTAACTTTCACAAACCATCAGCGACATGCTGATTGGGACCCATATTAACTGAATCACAGAAGAACTCACCCATGACGGTGTTTGTTCCAATGGTACCAAGAAGCGGGGAAAAGCCCCCGCGCTACGATTTGTTCGTCATTCCGGCGAACGCTGGAACCCAGGAGATGTCAGCTTGCCGCGCAACCCGAATGTCCTCCATTTCGCCTTTACTGCAAAAAAAGGAGAACGGCATCCCAAAAAATACCGGACTTCCGTCCTTAGTTCCAGTTCCGTTGGTCTGTCTCACCCTGCGGTAACAGCTGCCCCAGTGCTCCTGGAGACTACTCTCCTGTGCCGAGACCCGCCGATCCGGCCGCGGCTTCCTCTTTACTCTCGGACGTGGGGTGCGGGCGTTCCAGCGTAACCTCCGGCGCAATCTCATAGCCCCAGCCGGGCGCTTCCGGCGGGCGCACCCGGCCGTTCTCCGGCAGCGGCTCGCCGCTGAAGAAGGGCTGTACCGGCACAAGTTCGCTGCCGTCACCTGCGCGGAAGATGAACTCTACGAGAGGCGCATTGCCGTGGGCAATACAAAAGTGATAGCTGGCAGTAGCGCCGACGTGGGGAATGACGTCGATCCCGTGAGGTTCAGCCATCTGCGCGGCGCGATGGGCCTCGGTAATGCCGCCGCACCAGGCGAGATCTGGCTGCAGGATGTCGGCACAGCCCCGCTGGATGAGCTCGTGAAAGCCATAGCGCGTGTACTCGTGCTCGCCGGTGGTGATGCGCGTCCAGGTAATGCGACGCCGGATTTCAGCGTAACCCTCGTAGTCGTCGGGCGGCAGGGCTTCCTCGATCCAGTAGACGTTGTACGGGCGCAGGCGCTCGGCCATGCGCAGCGTGTACGTGACGTCCCAGGCCATGTAGCAATCCAGCATCAGCAGCATGTCAGGACCTAGCGCCTCACGTGCGTCCGCTACGTGCTTCTCGTTCAGCTTCATGCCCTCGACGCCGTCCCATGGGCCGTAGGGCATGGCGACTTTATTGCCTACAAAGCCCAGCGACTTGTACACGGCGGACTGATTGCCGGTGGCGTAGACCGGTATGGCAGGCTTGGTGGCGCCGCCCAGGAGTTTGTAGACCGGCTGGTCGGCGGCCTTGCCCTTGATGTCCCATAACGCGTTATCGATGCCGCTAATGGCCATGAGCGGCAACCCCTTGCGCCCATATGGAAGCGAAGCGCGAAACATCTGGTCCCAGAGGCGTTCGGTATCACGGGGGTCTTGGCCGACGAGCAAGCGCTTGAGGTGCTGCTCCACGATAAAGCACGCCGGATTGCCGCCGCCTCCAAGTCCGAGGCCCTCTAGTCCCTCATCCGTTCTGATGCGCACGATGATTGGCCCCAAAGGCCCTTGCCACAGCGCTCGCCGTTCGCCGTATTCAGGATAGCGCGACATGGGATTGGCCACCCGAATGTGCGAGAGCCAACTGGGCGGCTCCGGCGGCAAGTGAGGAATGAAGGCCTCAACATCAATGATCTTCACGTGTCCGGTCC
This genomic stretch from Chloroflexota bacterium harbors:
- a CDS encoding L-rhamnonate dehydratase (catalyzes the formation of 2-keto-3-deoxy-L-rhamnonate from L-rhamnonate); this encodes MKIIDIEALIPETPKRRSWLVAERMASPMSGYPEYAETRSSWQGMVPRTIARVTTDQGIAGIGVGGGAPSCHIIEHHLKPLLTGRDPRDTDLLWDLMYRATLPYGRKGLPIMAISAIDNALWDIKGKAAAVPVYVLLGGKSQESGQQPPRVSLYASGNRSEAYPSLGFTRNKVFMRYGPHDGPEGMRRNETQVAEARDALGPDRLLMVDAWMGWDVPYAIAMAERLRQFDIYWLEEPLFPDDYDGYATLRKRLPWLHIACGEHEYTHFGFHDLIKQGCADVLQPDLAWCGGITVARRVAAMADTHGLQVIPHIGGVMSYNFVAAHGVCPMAEFIFGSGDGTEIAPIHPFLTGEPLPANGEVQLGDAPGWGVELSPETAFTRPHPA
- a CDS encoding L-rhamnonate dehydratase (catalyzes the formation of 2-keto-3-deoxy-L-rhamnonate from L-rhamnonate) — protein: MKIIDVEAFIPHLPPEPPSWLSHIRVANPMSRYPEYGERRALWQGPLGPIIVRIRTDEGLEGLGLGGGGNPACFIVEQHLKRLLVGQDPRDTERLWDQMFRASLPYGRKGLPLMAISGIDNALWDIKGKAADQPVYKLLGGATKPAIPVYATGNQSAVYKSLGFVGNKVAMPYGPWDGVEGMKLNEKHVADAREALGPDMLLMLDCYMAWDVTYTLRMAERLRPYNVYWIEEALPPDDYEGYAEIRRRITWTRITTGEHEYTRYGFHELIQRGCADILQPDLAWCGGITEAHRAAQMAEPHGIDVIPHVGATASYHFCIAHGNAPLVEFIFRAGDGSELVPVQPFFSGEPLPENGRVRPPEAPGWGYEIAPEVTLERPHPTSESKEEAAAGSAGLGTGE